The Streptomyces racemochromogenes DNA segment CCGTGGGGGCTCCCGCCGAGGCCGCCGACGAGGCGCGCCGGCCGCGCCGCCGCCGGACCCGGGTGACCGCTTCCGTCGTCGCCGCCGCGGCCGAGGCCGCCGTGGCCGAGGCGCCGGTGGCGGTCTCCGCCCCGGTCGCGGAGGTCGTGGTCGAGGCCCCGGCCGTTCTCGAGGAGGCCCCGGCCAAGCCCAAGCGCACCCGGACCCGCAAGGCCGCCGCCGCGGTGGCCGAGGCGCCGGCCGCCGAGGCCCCCGTGGCCGCCGAGGAGGCCCCGGCCAAGCCCAAGCGGACGCGGACCCGCAAGGCCGCCGCGCCCGTGGAGACGGCCGAGGCCGCCGAGGCCGCTCCGGCCCCGGTCGCGGAGGCCGCTCCGGCCCCGGTCGCGGAGGCACCGGCCGCCGAGGCCGCGCCGAAGAAGCCGCGCCGGGTCCCGACCCGCAAGGCCGTGGCCACCCCGATCCCCGACGTGGTCACCGGCACGGTCACCGAGGCGCCCGCGCCCCGGCGGACCCGGTCCCGCAAGCCGGCCGCGGCCGCCGCGCCGGAGCCGGACTTCCAGATGGCCCCGCCGTCGGAGCCCGTCCGCACCACCCGCCGGTTCCGCTGACCCGGCCGGGCCGACGCCCGGGGAACGGCCCCGGTCCCCTTTCGAGGGGGCCGGGGCCGTTCCCGTATCCCGTGGCGGTGCTACGGACCGGTAACCTCGGGCCATGAGCAAGCCGCCGCGCCTCACCCTGCCGCCCGCCGCCCGCGCGTACCGCCTGAGCACCGCCCGCGGCGAGTTCGCCGTGCACGAGGCGGGCGGGCCCGAGCACGGAACGGCCCTCCTGGTCCCCGGGTTCACCGGCAGCAAGGAGGACTACATCGCCCTCCTGGAGCCGCTCGCCGCGGCCGGCTACCGGGTGGTCGCCGTCGACGGGCGCGGCCAGTACGAGACCCCGGGCCCGGGCGAGGAGACCGCGTACGAACTCCAGGAGCTCGCCCTCGACGTGCTGGCCCAGGCCGCGGCCCTGGACGCCACGGGCCCGCTCCACCTGGTCGGCCACTCCCTCGGCGGGCTGATCTCGCGCGCCGCGGTGCTGCGCGACGCCTCCCCCTTCGCCTCCCTCACCCTGATGAGCAGCGGGCCCGCCGCCATCGCCGAGGACCAGCAGGCCCGTACGAAGCTGCTGGTCATGGCCCTGGAGGAGCTGCGCGACACCGCGCCCGACACCTGCATGGAGACCGTCTGGGCCGCGATGCGGGCCCAGGACCCGGCGGACGCCGAGCCGGACTCCCCCGAGCTGTCGGCGTTCCTGCACGAGCGCTGGCTGCGCACCGTCCCGGAACAGCTGATCACCACCGGGCGGGTGCTGATCTCGGAGCCGGACCGGGTCGCGGAGCTGGCGGCGGTGCCGCTGCCCAAGCTGGTCCTGTCCGGGGTGGTCGACTACGCCTGGCCGGTGCCGCTGATGGACGAGATGGCCGTCCGGCTGGCGGCTTCCCGGGTGGTGGTCGAGGGCGCCGAGCACTCCCCCAACGCGGAGAACCCGCAGGTCACGGCGGGCGCACTAGTGAACTTCTGGCAGTCCTTTAGCGGTCGGTAGTTAGCTAGGGAAAAAATTTCCTTAGCGTAGGGAATGTTTCTCGTGCTTCCCCTGTTGACCCCTGTGCAAGGAGAACACCGACGAAGGGAGAAGCAGTGCGCTTCGAGATTCTGCGCCTGGACGACGTCGACGGGACCGCCGTGGACAGCACCGTCGTGGACGCGGCCTCCGTCAACCGGATCGTGCAGCAGGCGGCCGCCATCGGCCAGCGCATCCTGATCCGACCGGCCGAGAGTGCGTCCTCCTGACGATTTCACGTACGAACGCCCCCGCACCGATCCGGTGCGGGGGCGTTCGTACGTTCCGGGCGGGGGTCCGGGTCAGGCGCCGCGGACGACCTGGAGCACGCCGTTGATGATCTGCTGGACCGCGATGGCGGAGAGCATCATGCCGGCCAGACGGGTGACCAGGACGACGCCGCCGTCCTTGATGACCCGGATGATCACCAGCGAGTAGCGCATCGTCAGCCACAGCACGACGTGCATGGCGGCGATCGCCGTCCAGACGGAGAGCTGGCCGGCGAACCCGTCGGCCTTCTGCACGGCCAGGATGACGGACACGATCGCACCGGGACCGGCCAGCAGCGGCATGCCCAGCGGGACGAGCGCGACGTTGACGTCCTTGGTCTGCTTGGGCTCGTCGGTCTTGCCCGTCAGCAGGTCGAGCGCGATCAGCAGGAGCAGCAGACCACCGGCGATCATCAGCGCCGGGACGGAGACGTGCAGGTAGTCCAGGATCTGCTGGCCGCAGAGACCGAAGACGGCGATGACCCCGAAGGCCACGCAGACGGCCTGCCAGGCCATGCGGCGCTGGACCTTCGCGGGACGGCCGGAGGTCAGGGCCAGGAAGATCGGCGTGATCCCCGGGGGGTCCATAATCACAAAAAGCGTGAGAAAAAGGGATCCGAAGACGGCGAAATCAAACACAGTGATGCCTTGCAGTGAGGGGTGTTACCAAAAAGCGGAAGGGGGGCGTGTGGGCGCGGCGCTTACGCGCGGGCGTCTCCACCGGCGCCGGGCACGGGGAAGGCCCCCGCCGCGCGGCGCGTGATCTCGCCGTAGATCTCGGGGTCGGTCGTGTACTCCCCGAGACGACAGGTCTTGCGGCTGCCGTGGTAGTCGCTGGAGCCGGTCGTCAGCAGACCGAGGTCCCCGGCCAGTCCGCGCAGCCGGGCGCGGGTGGCGGTGTCGTGGTCCATGTGGTCCACCTCGATGCCGTCGAGGCCGGCGGCCGCGAGCGCGGCTATCGCGGACTCGGGCACGCACTCGCCCCGCTTGACGGCGGCGGGGTGCGCGAACACGGTGACCCCGCCGGCCGCCTTGACCAGGCGGATGGCGTCGAAGGGGTCGAGCT contains these protein-coding regions:
- a CDS encoding alpha/beta hydrolase, translating into MSKPPRLTLPPAARAYRLSTARGEFAVHEAGGPEHGTALLVPGFTGSKEDYIALLEPLAAAGYRVVAVDGRGQYETPGPGEETAYELQELALDVLAQAAALDATGPLHLVGHSLGGLISRAAVLRDASPFASLTLMSSGPAAIAEDQQARTKLLVMALEELRDTAPDTCMETVWAAMRAQDPADAEPDSPELSAFLHERWLRTVPEQLITTGRVLISEPDRVAELAAVPLPKLVLSGVVDYAWPVPLMDEMAVRLAASRVVVEGAEHSPNAENPQVTAGALVNFWQSFSGR
- a CDS encoding MarC family protein, whose amino-acid sequence is MFDFAVFGSLFLTLFVIMDPPGITPIFLALTSGRPAKVQRRMAWQAVCVAFGVIAVFGLCGQQILDYLHVSVPALMIAGGLLLLLIALDLLTGKTDEPKQTKDVNVALVPLGMPLLAGPGAIVSVILAVQKADGFAGQLSVWTAIAAMHVVLWLTMRYSLVIIRVIKDGGVVLVTRLAGMMLSAIAVQQIINGVLQVVRGA